The Nostoc sp. 'Peltigera membranacea cyanobiont' N6 genome contains the following window.
GTTTCTTACGCCAGACGTTCAGTTACGTGGGTCTGATGAGAAGATGCTGGAATTTAAGGCACTGGCTGTAACGCATCGGCACGTTATCAAGAATTACTTGAATGTGACTATCTCAGAAAAACACACACCGATTGCGATCGCGCAGAAACTACTTGCCAAGATTGATTTGAAATTGGATTACGTTGGTCGGTTGGGTAAGCGTGAAAATCGGGAATGCGTTTATCGCTTTGTTGCACCTGATGATCAGCGTGATTCGATTTTTAGTCAGTGGTTAAATCGGGATGAACTGTTTCTTAGTGAGTCGGTGTCAGTCACCAATAATATAGAGTTCCCAACACAAGTGACTGGCACAATATCAGATGACATTCCCCAAACATTAAATCAGGTTGAAAGTCCTGCTACCCAAGCCTGGAAGGGGCTGAAGCTGAAAATGCGCCTTGGACTCGACAGCGCTGGTCGGTTCTACCAACAGATGCTTTCCCAGCTTGGTGAGGCTGTCGGCGTTGCTGATGGGGAGCCTTACTGGAATGGGTATTTGGGGCAGTGGCAGGTTTGGGTTAACTTTGGGAGCGGTTGTACGTCTGTGGTGTGCGATTGGTTAGCGGTGGTGGTTAACTGAAATCACACTTTCGACCAAGTTAACTTTGAGCCTGAACCAAAATCGGTAAGGTAATCACAAATTCTGTGACAACGCCTGGGGTAGAATTAACTGCAAGTGTTCCACCGTGTTTTTCCACAATAATAGATTTTGCGATCGCTAACCCTAACCCCGTCCCTTTACCAACAGCTTTCGTCGTAAATAAATGGTCAAATATTTTGGATTTTACTTGTTCATCCATCCCCTTACCATTATCAAAAATGGCAATTTTAACTAAATTGTTTTCGACTGAGGTTGTAATTGTAATACAGTTAGGATTGGCTTTAATTTCTTCAAAACTACGTCCATGATTAGATTCATATAAAGCATCAATAGCATTTGCAAGCAAGTTCATAAATACCTGATTTAATTGACCAGGAAAACATTCAACCTGGGGCAAATCACCGTAATTGGTGATAACTTCAATTGCGGGGCGTTGTTCATTTGCCTTGAGACGATGTTTGAGAATAAGAATGGTGCTATCAATGCCTTGGTGGATATTGAAAGGCACTTTGTAATCTTGGTCTGCACGAGAGAAAGTGCGTAAGCTGGTGCTGATGTTTTTCAGGCGATCGCACGCCATAGACATAGAATCAATCATCTTGGGAAAATCTTCTAAACTATAATCCAAGTCGATTGATTCGGCGTGGTCAATGATTTCATCATTTTTGTTGGGTAAACTTGATTGATAAAGCTTTAAGTGTTCGATAATATCAGTAAACGTTGGTTTAGCTTGTTTTAGACTGGCAGCAATAAAACCGAGAGGATTATTCATTTCGTGAGCAACGCCAGCAACTAAGTTACCCAATGCAGACATTTTCTCGCTTTGCACCATTTGTAATTGAGCTTGTTGTAAATCTTGCAATGCTTGTTGCAAATCTTCTGATTTTTGCTGCGATTCGGCGAATGACTCCTCTAGCTGTTGGGCATAGTTCTGCGATCGCTCATAAAGTCGCGCATTTTCCAAAGAAATAGCGGCTTGAGCGCAAAGTAAATTCAGGAGTTCCACGCGATCGCTTGTGAAAGCCCCCGTCGCTAAATTATTTTCTAAATATAAAATGCCTATCAACTTCCCTTGATGCAAAATCGGACTACACAAGATACTCTTGGGCTGCTGACGAATAATATACGGGTCATTAGCTAAAGTCGGATCGGCGATCGCATCAGTCAGCACAATAGTTTGCCTGTTGTGCAAGACTTTGTAAATCAGCTTGTGGGGAATCTCCTGAGAATCTTCAAGCAGAAGGCGCTGCAACACGACTGGCTCCGTTCCAACAGTCATTGACCCTTTGATCAGCAGGCGTTCGTCTCGCAAGAGCATTAACACGCACTTCTCGGCTCCGGCATTTTCAATCACAAGAGAAAGCAACGATGAAAGCAGTTTGGACAGTTCGATTTCGCTTGAAATAGTTTGGGAAGCTTTGAGAATCGCGGCTAAATCTAGGGAATCACTGACGCTGCTAGAGGAAGAACTGGTAGAGGTGACTGTTCCTAATCCAAAGACGGTTTCGTTAACCGAGAAAGTAGTGCGAGTTTGTTGCAGGATGGGAGCCAGCAGATAGGGATAGCGTTTTTCCAAGTCGGCGACTTTGGCTTTTGCACCCCAATGGGCATAACAATAGTAGGCTTGGATCGTGTATTCCGTAGCTATTCGTTCTTTGCCCCAGTCGAGGTAAAACTTGGCGGCAAGTTCGTTAGCTAAGGCTTCTTCGTTGATAAACTGATGTTTTTTAGCCAGGGCAATGGCTTGATCATAACACTCAGTTGCTGCGACTTTTTCACCCAAAACCCGATGCTTTTCAGCCTCCACTAAATACCATTTATGCAAGTGGTTCATCGGAGCATTTTGCGCCCACTGGTGCAAAATCGTTTGATGGGTTGCGGCTTCGGCAAGCATTTGCGCTTGTTGGGCTTCGGGTTGAGTCGGGAAGAGTGCCAGCAGGGTGAGCGCAGCGTACAAATGGAAAATGGGGAAATGAACTATTCCCGATATTGTTATCAAATAGAGCTTGACCTGGGTGATGTTGTCAAGGGCAGCCTGATAATTGCCAAAGCTGTAGGCAAGCAGCAGCTTGTAGGTGTAGGCAATGGCAATCAGGCTCAGATCGTTATCCTGCTGGTGCTGCGGCAGCATCACCCTTTCATCGTAGGCAGTGCCAATTAAGCGATCGGGTTGGCTGACTGGTTCTCTTAAATGGTTCGCCATTTGCCGTATTGCGCTCAAATGATTATGCGCCGAATCTTGTTTTGCCTGAACCAGGGCAGCAGTGTAAGCAGCGAATTCGGTTTCCAAAGTATCCAGTTCTACACCTGCGAAAAGTGCCGTTCCCGCGTAACATACAATGTTAAAAGCCGCAGAGAGAATATCCCCTGTTTCCATGCCAGCCGTGTAGCCATCTTTCAGCGTCGGCATCGTTGCCCTTAGTGCTTCCTGGCGATGTTGGATGAACGTTCCAAACACGTTTAAAGTGAGGGACTTCATGCTCTGAGCATTCAACCGTTCCAACAACGAGAGAGCTAATCGACCAAACCCGTAGCCGGTTTTGACTTCGCCCAGAAACGCACACAACACCAGACCATGAACCCCATATCCTATCGTCGCGGCAGGTGCATTGCCAAAGGAGAGCGACAACCTCACCATCGTCGCGCTCAACAAGGGAAGCAACCCTGGCATTCCAAAGAACACGGGCCCGAACAACACCCTTAATATTTGCATGGCGGACTGAGCAGTGCGATCGCTCATCACGGGCAAGTCAATCAACTCGGCAATCTCTCTGCCGCTTTGTTGCTCCTTCAGAGCTTGGAGTGCTTGCCCAATCGTGGCTTCATCTACGTCTGTAGGGAATTCCACTCCCAATTGAGCAAGCGCCTCTTTGCCCACGGCGATCCCCTCTAACATCCGACTACTAGCCTGGTGCGATGCGATCTGAATTTCGTAAATCTTCACTTTGTCGAGAATCGTCCGTGCCTGCTGCAATACCAAAGCGGCAAGCTGTTCCATACTCTCAAGATCGCCATTTAAATAACTGGCTTCGGCTTTTGCCACATATAGGTTCAGCATCAATTCATACTGAGTTTCCCAGGAGTCTAACTGAAGTAACTCAATCCCAGTTTGCAGATATATCCTTGCTGCGGTGTATGCAGTCGCACTTCTAGCCTTACCTCCAGCTTTTAAGTTCAGTTGAGCTAATTGTTGGCGATCGCTCGGTTGAGTGAGTAATGCCCGTCCTTGATTCAGGTGTCCAACAATATCAAACAGCTTATCTGCCTGCTCGCTTTGGGAAAGCTTGTCTTGAAGCAACTGCCCAATTTGCAAATGAATTGCTTGTTTTTGGTTATCAGGAATTAGGGAATAAGCAGCTTGTTGGACGCGATCGTGTAAAAATTTGTAACCTGTCATTTGTCCCTTGTCATTAGTCATTTGCAAATGACTAATTACCAATGAGGAACCTTGATAAAACTTGTAAACCTCATTGATTGGAATTATGAATCCTTCTTGCAATGCTTTCCACAAGTCTGAAGCGGTTTGAGTCTCTGACTTTTCAGAAACGATCGCCAGCGTCGCCAAATCAAACTGATTGCCAATACAAGCTACCAGTTTCAAAATATCTTGAGTGATGTCGGGCAATTTCTGAAGCTGTTGTGCCATAAATTCCACCACATCGTCGGTTAGGGCAAGCGATCGTACTTGTGTTACATCACACTGCCAACAGGCTAATTCAAAATCAAATTTAATCAGATTATCTTGATGCAATGCTTTGAGAAACTGTGTAGCAAAAAACGGATTACCTTGAGTTTTTTGATAGACTAATTGAGAAAGAGGTAAGACTAATCTTTTTGTAGATTTCAATGTGTCAGCAACTAATTGATTGACTGTTAGTTGACTCAGTGCTGCTAAATTAATCGTATTAATTGTGAAGAGTGCTTTTTGAATATCACTCAAAGTCAACATTAAGGGATGTGCAGGGTTGACTTCGTTATCACGGTAAGCACCCATTAATAAAAGATAACTTGTATCAGCCATTAATAGCTGCATTAATTTCAGTGAGGCTGAATCTGCCCATTGCAAATCATCTAAAAACATCACTAAGGGATGTTCAAAACTTGTAAAGACTTGGGTAAATTTCTGGAACAATAAATTAAATCGATTTTGTGCTGCCGTTCCTGATAATTCTATGGCAGGTGGTTGTTCGCCAATAATTCTTGATAATTCGGGAATGACTTCAATAATTACCTGTCCGTTTTCACCTACAGCTGATAAAATCTTGTTTTTCCACTGCTGGATTTGAGCATCACTTTCGCTTAACAGTTGCCCCATTAAATCACGGAATGCTTGTACAAATGCACTGAAGGGAATATTGCGTTGAAATTGATCGTATTTTCCTTTGATAAAATAACCGCGTTGCCGCACAATTGGTTTATGAACTTCATTGACAACCGCAGTTTTCCCAATTCCAGAAAACCCAGCTACCAACATCATTTCTGTTGCACCAAGGCTAACTCGCTCAAATGCTTGCAATAGAGTTGATACTTCGCTTTCTCTGCCATAAAGCTGATCGGGGATGATGAAGCGATCACACACATCCCTACTCGCAATTTCAAAGCCTTTGATTGTACCAGAAACGTGTAGTTGATGTAAACAATTTTCTAAATCAAATTTCAGTCCCAATGCACTTTGATATCTGGATTCGGCATTTTTTGCTATCAATTTCATGACAATATCACAAATCACTTGGGGAATCTTTTCTCTATTCCCTAAAAGTGGTGGAAGTTTAGCAATATGACAATGTACCAACTCCATTGGATCGTTTGATTTAAATGGTAGTTCTCCGGTGAGCAATTCGTAAAAAGTTACACCCAAAGAATAGAAATCAGTTCGGTAATCAATCCCCCGATTCATTCTGCCGGTTTGTTCTGGGGATATATAACTAAGTGTCCCTTCTAAGACATTGGGATTTACTAGTGTTTGCGTTTCTCGTGGTAGTAAAGATGCAATACTAAAGTCAATTAATTTAACTTGTTTGGTTTCGGGGTTAATTAAAATATTGGCGGGTTTAATATCTTTATGAATAATCCGCTCTCGATACAATATATCTAAGGTATTGCAGAGTGCGATCGCTATTTCTAAAAATTCCTTTATAGATATAGATTGTTGGGTTCCCCTCACTCTCCAATCATTGAGAGAAATTCCCCCAAAGTCTTCCATTACCAGCGCATAGCCATTTTGGTAGGCTTGGAGGCTGTAGGTTTGGACAATCAGAGGAGAGTTGAGATTTTTGGTAATCGTGTACTGATTGCGAAACGACAATAGTTCGCTGAAACTCGGATAAGGATTTTTCAGCAGTTTAATTACTACAGGTAATGAGTCAGCCTCTCGATACCCTCGATAAACCAGCGTTCTGGAACCATTGTATAGTTCTTCAGTGATGCAATATCCGGGAATACTGACTAAAGTGCTAACCATACTGCTAAATCCTGAATATTTCCAGATTTAGTATTCCCAGATATTTGAAGTTATTTACCAAAAACCGCCAAAAATCATCCCGGAATTTCAATGATAAATTCACTACTTAGATCCAGAACAGAGTTAAAACTCAATTTTCCGCCGTGGGTTTCTTCCACAATTTAACGAGTGATCGCGAGTCCTAATCCTGTTCCTTTACCAACAGCTTTTGTCGTAAATAAAGTTTAAAAATTTAGCTAAATCCAATTATTAAATACAACAGGAGGGAACCTGAACATTGTAAGTGTTCATGCAAGTAGCGCTCTAGTGATGGAATCAGCTAAAAGGTATAACACTTAAAAAAGTAGTGTTGGTTTAGTCTAAATCCAAAAGGAGGAGAAGATTATGATGAAAATGAATTTCCTGACCATTGACAAAGTAAACAAAATTATTGAGCTTGCTAAGTTAGTTTACGGTTCCAAAACTCCCCAATCAATATCTGATATAAAATTAACAGATTCCAATACACAAGCAAAAGAATTAATCGAATTTTTGATTGAGCGTCAAACATTAAACACTCCCATAAATACATTGTCTGAATACATAAATAATCTTTCTTCGGAGGAAACAGCAGAAGCTATAGCACTGATGGTACTTGGTCGTAGAGATTCTGAGAGACAACCATCGGATTTCCTTGAGTTAGTGAAAGAGGCTCAAGGAGTCGAAAGGCATTATCTAGTTGAAAAGTCTTTATTAGCTAAATACCTACATTCTGGATTGGAAAAACTAAATCTTCATTGAAATAAGGGGCAAATAAATTGAGTTACGATAATACTGCCAAGTACTTAGCTGAATTGTATCCAGCCGAGTTTGCCAAGTGGTTGCTACCAGATAAGAATACAGAAGTTACAGTACTTAAAACTGAACTTTCAATAGAGCCAATCCGCGCAGATTATGTCACATTTTTGCAAACAAGTAGTCGGATTTTGCATATTGAGTTTCAGACTCTCCCCAAATCTAATCCGCCAATTCCTTTGCGGGTATTAGACTATTACGTGAGATTGAAACGGCAATATAACACACCAGTAACCCAAGTCGTGATTTTCTTGCAACAAAGTAGTGACCCTATTGCATTTACCGAAGAATACATAGATGAATTCACAAGTCACCGTTATCAAGTTATACGGTTATGGGAACAAGATTCAGCTTTGTTTCTGGATAATCCAGCGTTACTACCTCTTGCGCCTTTAACTCGAACTGATTCACCTGCCGCTTTATTATCCCAAGTAGCTCAAAATATCGCTAGAATTTCAGATAGAGATGAAAGGCAGAACATTGCTGGATGTACAGAGATATTTGCAGGTTTAAGGTTTGAAAAAGATTTAATTCGTCAATTTTTACGGGAGGATATTATGCAGGAATCTGTTATCTATCAGGATATTTTGCAGAAAGGGTAATTCAAATTTTTCTATCGCCAGCTAAATCGCCGTTTTGGAGAAATTGATATATCAATAATTGAACGAGTTCGAGAATTATCTACGGAGCAATTAGAGGCATTAGGAGAAGCGTTTTTAGATTTTTCATCACTTGAAGATTTAGTAGCTTGGTTAGATCAATTAGGATAATAAGGATAAAAGCGGAGGAAATCAGATCAAAACCTCCGCCTCTCAGTTTACTATTTCTCTGTCTTTATCATTCCACACTCTACAGATAATTAAAGACTTGAGTAAATCTGTAACTGCTAAAAATAACAACAAAATAAATGTGGAAATCAGCGCATGATACTTTCCACCTTATACCAAAATAAACAGCTTTTATTTTTTTAGGTTCTATCAATAATGATCTTTCAAAACCTATAAATAAGAAGTTATTAGGCAGTTGCACAGTTGCATCTATATCTCTGGTAATTGCCGCATCAGACGCTTATGTTCAGTCATTGGAGTTTTAAAACCCGTGAAAGCGCTATCTGTCCGTCAACCCTGGGCTTGGGCAATCATTCACTCCACCAAAGACATAGAAAACCGTGGCTGGCCCATTCATTATCGCGGCGACATTCTGATTCACGCAGCCAAGACTTGTACCAAAAAAGATTACCAGCTAGCGAGAGAATTTTGCCAAGGGATGGGGGTAGTAATCCCAGAATTAATCTCTTTACGTCGCGGTCAAGTTATTGGCATTGTCACAATAGTAGATTGCAAGTTTTCACAAGTTGCGTCTGGCTGGGGGATGCCTGAGCAGTACCACTGGAAGCTGGAGAATCCACGCGAGATTACGCCGATTCCTTACATTGGGCGGTTGGGGATTTTTGAAGTGCCAGATGATTTGGTCATGGAGGTGGCTGCATGATTAAAACAGCCCCAAGTCATACGCTACTTCCAAAGCCAAAATCAGTAATAATTGAGTTATCTGCAACACCCGAAAATTTCTTAGAGAAAGGGGTCAAAGCCTCACAGGGGGAATCGGTCGGTTGTCTTTATCAGTACCTCGAAACTAAAAAGCTACTTGATGGGGAGACTGTTTCTTATCCCCGTGTGATTGGTGAACGTGACCCGAATAATCCCTTTCATTGGCGATGGGCATTCAATTGGAAAGAGAAGATAAACGGGGCATGGAAAGGCAAAAGTATAGGTTCAATTCCCCCTGGCGCTGTGACAATGATTCGGACACTGCAACAAGAGAGGGCAACGCGAGAGAATATCATCGCCTTTATCAAAAAAGCGAAAACCAAAAAAACATTACCAAAATTAGATGTCTGCAAAAATTTTGATAATACAAAAATAAAACCAGTTTTGCCAAATGATGCCCCGATCGCTGTAGTACTGTTCGCTGGTGGCGGCGGAATTGAAGCGGGGATGGTTGAAGCCGGGATTCGTCCAGTCATTGCGGTGGAATTCGACCCCACCAAACCAGAACTGAGTCGGGCGATCGCCAAAACCCATCACCGCAATTTCAGTGAATACGGGTGTAGAATAATCCAACTAACAGTTCAAGAAGTAGCACGGTTAGGATTTCTCGGTTTTCCGCGCCGCCCCGATTACCTCCACGCCTCCCCAGTGTGCGCCAACTTCAGCCAAGCCCACACAGCCAAAGCAGGTATTGGGATTGAAACGGCTGACGATTTGAGTGCAGCGATCGCTGTGGCAGAAACCATCCGACAGTTGCAGCCACAGGTGTTTACGCTGGAGAATGTGCCGCGTTATCAGAACAGTCAGAGTTTCAGTATCATTCTGTCAGCTTTGGAGCAGGAGGGGTACTCGGTCGATTACAGCGTCGTCAACATGGCTGATTTTGGACTGCCCCAGGCGCGGCGGCGGTTAGTTCTGATTGCCAGTAGAGGTTGTCGCGTTGCTTTACCTTCGGGAACTACACCTTGCGGTTGGTATGAGGCGATCGCTCATCTAATCCCCAGCATGACCGATTCCCAATTACTCCCCAAACAACGGCAAGCGGTAGAACAATTTCTGGCAACTAACGAACCAACGCCATTGCTACTAGAGAGAGTTGGAGGGCGCAACGGACTGAAGTACAAGCCTGGGCATTTACCTTGCAACACCATTCTGCGCTCACACTTCACCGACCACAAAGGCTGCAACCGTAGTAAGTTCGCTGATATCTGGTTGGCTGATGGTACGGTCAAGTCTTTGTCTATTGAGGGGGCTGCAATCTTGCAAGGGTTTCCCAGTTGGTACGAGTTTCCCAACGAGACTGCTACGGCGGGGTCAATCATCGGCTATTCTGTCCCTCCCAGTTTCGCAACACAACTATTTATATCTGCACAGAGCAATTTATTAGGAGTGACTGTATGACTAACCTTGTTCAAAACTTAGAACAGTGCTGGTACATCTCCCCACCTTGGGGTCAACAAATCCCGCCGTTGCTAGTAAGTTTGCTTGAACGGGTGTACGTCAAAAGAGTCAAAGCATTCGGTTACTGCTGTGGTGTCGAATGGTCGCTGCAAGGCTGGAAATACGAAATTAATACTTGCAATGACAATATTACTGTCTGGGGTAGTGAACTTATTGGTACAGGTAATTTGCGATCGCTACCCCAAGAAAAACCTGTGTTTCGCTTGGGTGAGTTGGTCGAGTTTCGATTTCACGGTGATGAGCCACCGATCCGCATAGTCCAAGGTATTAAACTGATTAACGATTGCTGGTTCTACAACATCAAGTGGATGTCCCCTGCTATATCGGAAAAAGGTGGCGAGGTTTATTACCTCTAGAGATTCCCGAAGCGCGGGTAACTGATTACGATTTGGAGAAGGTGTGATTATAACAATTTACACCTCATACTTACAGTGGACAATTTATAGGCGAGGGCATCTCAATCCCACTGTACCCTCCCCAAAATTGGAAGGGTAAGCACCATTTCAGGAGTTCGCGCCAACTCCCGAACTCCTGAAATGGTGGAAGTCATTAGTCCAAGATACCAAACCAGCGATCGCCTACTCCCGAATCCAGTTGTTTAGCATCAGTTCAACTAAGGAAACAGCACGTAGCCTGAAATAGTACAAATACACTCATATTCAGCGAAAATTATCCTAATTTATTCTCGTTACTTCAATGGTTTTTTGAATTAATTGAGAACCAGATGCTTTTACTACTATTCTAGATGGAATAAAACTCTGGTCATCATATTCGGGGCAAGCCTCATAGTTGCCTACTTTGCCTTGTTCTAACAGCCGACCTACCTCTACGTCAAAAGCCTTCTTTTCTGCTGCCGCAAGTGATGAGACGTAAACAATGTTAACTTCATCATCAATGCCACCGAACTCAATTGGGAAGAGATAAACTTTCTCTAACTCTCCAGCAAGGTGTGCCGCAATTGCTGCCTCACGAGAATTAACTCTTGCTGCTATTGATTGAGTCAGGCTTGGCTCGCTCTCCAACTGGCTTAATGTCACATGATTAAACGTGATAAAAACGAGAGTTGAACCTGTTGAACCTCGATATGCACCTTCTGCTTCACATAGCTTGCAGGCTAGGGCTGTAAACTCCCAAGCTTGGTTTTCTGTGCAAACAATCTTTTGGGTAGTCAGATATTCAATACCATGCTTCTCTCCATAGGTTCGGATTTTATGTGCGTGTAACTGTAATGCAGGCACAACAGATGGATGGTTCCAACCCCACAACCAACTGCTGTCTATTGTGTTGTAAGTGCCGATAATCTGTACTGAACATCTGGCAATGATCCCATCTGGACGGGTAAAAACAACTGTACCAGCGTCTTGATCTATGTCCCAACTCGACTCACCCAGCCGCCAAGCACTATTGTGAGCTTCTGTTTTTAATCGCAACTCCTCCATACTCTGCTCAATTAAAGTCTGAAACTCTCTCTTATTATCTGATTCTCCTGCACCGAATAACTTATTGAAAAAATTCATAATCTTTAACTATTTAAGGACATCCAAAATCGCTAAGTGGTCTTAAGCAAAACTAAAAAAACCAAAGCTAAGAAACAACGGATTTCACTGTATATACACTGCCTTTAACAGGTATTCCGTAATGGAGACACTGCTAGTAGTCTGGCAAGTCAACTTTGCATGATACTGTTGATATAAGCGCTGTTCATAGTAAAAACTCTTTCTAAATTAGTAGATAGCTATACTCAAGCTTTGAGCATAAAAATATGGGATAATTTACCCTTTGTAAATAAGCATTTTTTGAGGAAATCAGGAAAAAAAGCTTTAGATGACAATAAACTATCTAGTTAAAGTATGGAATTATACTGAAAGTATTTTCCAAATATTGTGACAGTTTGATGAACGCACGTTTAAAGCCAATCAAATTCATTAATGGGATTGAATAAAATACAAATTATATTCTCTAAATATTGTGATAGTTTGATGAACGCACGTTTAAAGCCACTCAAATTCATCAATGGAAGTAAATAGAATGCAAGCTTTCGGATAATAGCTAAAGCCGGAATTTTCATGGTATGTAGATTCATGTCATTTTGAAGGTTTCCCAAGCCCTAATTTTTGCGTTAACCGATTGCTTCACCCATCTTAGAGGGTGTTTATAAAATCAACATTAACGTGAGTTCGACGGAACTAAAAAATAGCACGAGGCAGTGCAGATAAGTCTTTTGGGTAAATATCGAGCGATGGTTTTTTAGGCACTCAATACGGTTCGGTTAAAGGGGAAAGGGACTCAATACTTATCGGGTTTTGGGGAAAAAGGGAAGGGGAAAGGGGAAAGAAAAAACCTTTAACCTTTTCCCAAAACCAAATTCCAAGTTGAAAATGCAAAAACCGAGCAGTATTGAAAAGGGACTCATATTTTAAATACATCCTTTCCCTTTTACCCCTTACCCAGACCACAAGGAAAGTGAAAAATGCTTATCCGAACCGTATTGGGTAGGCACTCTGATAATTACTACCACTTAGGTGCTGGCGATTTCGGAAAACTGTTGCTTGGTTATAAAAACTTCCTCCTAAAGGGCGATTGAAATCGACGGTCACAACCTAGAAGAAATTGGGCGTTACATACAACCGCAGTTATCGATAACCTCAACTGGCCCACAGTGATTGTGGCTCGTACAAAGAAGGGCAAGGGTGTTGCAGATTTAGAAGATATCGGCGGTTGGCATGGTAAAAGCCTTGAAGCCTGACCAAGCAAAGGCAGCGATCGCCTGATTGAGAGTGCGATCGCTCTTCGTAGACCCCAGTCCATTTAAACAAGGGAGAAAATTATTGGCAATTTCTTAAAGTCCCTTTTTCCGAAACGGTACATCCTGAAGTTGTTTCTACTTATGTATTTGTTCTTCAGCTTAGTTTACGGAGGATATTTTTAGGTATCAAAGGAAACACTTTTCTGAAGCTATTGAAGTGATTTGAATCAAAATATGGATACTGAAGAACTCTATCCTTGTCCCTGTTGTGGTTATAAAACTCTGAACGCCAAGCCACCTGGAACATATCTTATTTGTCCTATTTGTTTTTGGTCAGATGATAGCG
Protein-coding sequences here:
- a CDS encoding trifunctional serine/threonine-protein kinase/ATP-binding protein/sensor histidine kinase produces the protein MVSTLVSIPGYCITEELYNGSRTLVYRGYREADSLPVVIKLLKNPYPSFSELLSFRNQYTITKNLNSPLIVQTYSLQAYQNGYALVMEDFGGISLNDWRVRGTQQSISIKEFLEIAIALCNTLDILYRERIIHKDIKPANILINPETKQVKLIDFSIASLLPRETQTLVNPNVLEGTLSYISPEQTGRMNRGIDYRTDFYSLGVTFYELLTGELPFKSNDPMELVHCHIAKLPPLLGNREKIPQVICDIVMKLIAKNAESRYQSALGLKFDLENCLHQLHVSGTIKGFEIASRDVCDRFIIPDQLYGRESEVSTLLQAFERVSLGATEMMLVAGFSGIGKTAVVNEVHKPIVRQRGYFIKGKYDQFQRNIPFSAFVQAFRDLMGQLLSESDAQIQQWKNKILSAVGENGQVIIEVIPELSRIIGEQPPAIELSGTAAQNRFNLLFQKFTQVFTSFEHPLVMFLDDLQWADSASLKLMQLLMADTSYLLLMGAYRDNEVNPAHPLMLTLSDIQKALFTINTINLAALSQLTVNQLVADTLKSTKRLVLPLSQLVYQKTQGNPFFATQFLKALHQDNLIKFDFELACWQCDVTQVRSLALTDDVVEFMAQQLQKLPDITQDILKLVACIGNQFDLATLAIVSEKSETQTASDLWKALQEGFIIPINEVYKFYQGSSLVISHLQMTNDKGQMTGYKFLHDRVQQAAYSLIPDNQKQAIHLQIGQLLQDKLSQSEQADKLFDIVGHLNQGRALLTQPSDRQQLAQLNLKAGGKARSATAYTAARIYLQTGIELLQLDSWETQYELMLNLYVAKAEASYLNGDLESMEQLAALVLQQARTILDKVKIYEIQIASHQASSRMLEGIAVGKEALAQLGVEFPTDVDEATIGQALQALKEQQSGREIAELIDLPVMSDRTAQSAMQILRVLFGPVFFGMPGLLPLLSATMVRLSLSFGNAPAATIGYGVHGLVLCAFLGEVKTGYGFGRLALSLLERLNAQSMKSLTLNVFGTFIQHRQEALRATMPTLKDGYTAGMETGDILSAAFNIVCYAGTALFAGVELDTLETEFAAYTAALVQAKQDSAHNHLSAIRQMANHLREPVSQPDRLIGTAYDERVMLPQHQQDNDLSLIAIAYTYKLLLAYSFGNYQAALDNITQVKLYLITISGIVHFPIFHLYAALTLLALFPTQPEAQQAQMLAEAATHQTILHQWAQNAPMNHLHKWYLVEAEKHRVLGEKVAATECYDQAIALAKKHQFINEEALANELAAKFYLDWGKERIATEYTIQAYYCYAHWGAKAKVADLEKRYPYLLAPILQQTRTTFSVNETVFGLGTVTSTSSSSSSVSDSLDLAAILKASQTISSEIELSKLLSSLLSLVIENAGAEKCVLMLLRDERLLIKGSMTVGTEPVVLQRLLLEDSQEIPHKLIYKVLHNRQTIVLTDAIADPTLANDPYIIRQQPKSILCSPILHQGKLIGILYLENNLATGAFTSDRVELLNLLCAQAAISLENARLYERSQNYAQQLEESFAESQQKSEDLQQALQDLQQAQLQMVQSEKMSALGNLVAGVAHEMNNPLGFIAASLKQAKPTFTDIIEHLKLYQSSLPNKNDEIIDHAESIDLDYSLEDFPKMIDSMSMACDRLKNISTSLRTFSRADQDYKVPFNIHQGIDSTILILKHRLKANEQRPAIEVITNYGDLPQVECFPGQLNQVFMNLLANAIDALYESNHGRSFEEIKANPNCITITTSVENNLVKIAIFDNGKGMDEQVKSKIFDHLFTTKAVGKGTGLGLAIAKSIIVEKHGGTLAVNSTPGVVTEFVITLPILVQAQS
- a CDS encoding DUF3775 domain-containing protein: MMKMNFLTIDKVNKIIELAKLVYGSKTPQSISDIKLTDSNTQAKELIEFLIERQTLNTPINTLSEYINNLSSEETAEAIALMVLGRRDSERQPSDFLELVKEAQGVERHYLVEKSLLAKYLHSGLEKLNLH
- a CDS encoding ASCH domain-containing protein, producing the protein MKALSVRQPWAWAIIHSTKDIENRGWPIHYRGDILIHAAKTCTKKDYQLAREFCQGMGVVIPELISLRRGQVIGIVTIVDCKFSQVASGWGMPEQYHWKLENPREITPIPYIGRLGIFEVPDDLVMEVAA
- a CDS encoding DNA cytosine methyltransferase gives rise to the protein MIKTAPSHTLLPKPKSVIIELSATPENFLEKGVKASQGESVGCLYQYLETKKLLDGETVSYPRVIGERDPNNPFHWRWAFNWKEKINGAWKGKSIGSIPPGAVTMIRTLQQERATRENIIAFIKKAKTKKTLPKLDVCKNFDNTKIKPVLPNDAPIAVVLFAGGGGIEAGMVEAGIRPVIAVEFDPTKPELSRAIAKTHHRNFSEYGCRIIQLTVQEVARLGFLGFPRRPDYLHASPVCANFSQAHTAKAGIGIETADDLSAAIAVAETIRQLQPQVFTLENVPRYQNSQSFSIILSALEQEGYSVDYSVVNMADFGLPQARRRLVLIASRGCRVALPSGTTPCGWYEAIAHLIPSMTDSQLLPKQRQAVEQFLATNEPTPLLLERVGGRNGLKYKPGHLPCNTILRSHFTDHKGCNRSKFADIWLADGTVKSLSIEGAAILQGFPSWYEFPNETATAGSIIGYSVPPSFATQLFISAQSNLLGVTV
- a CDS encoding DUF1392 family protein, giving the protein MTNLVQNLEQCWYISPPWGQQIPPLLVSLLERVYVKRVKAFGYCCGVEWSLQGWKYEINTCNDNITVWGSELIGTGNLRSLPQEKPVFRLGELVEFRFHGDEPPIRIVQGIKLINDCWFYNIKWMSPAISEKGGEVYYL